The proteins below are encoded in one region of Sphingobacterium sp. R2:
- the lpxA gene encoding acyl-ACP--UDP-N-acetylglucosamine O-acyltransferase: MIQPLAYIHPEAKIAKNVVIEPFVTIYKDVIIGEGTWIGSNVTIMDGARIGKNCKIYPGAVISGEPQDLKFDGEITTVEIGDNTTIRECVTINRGTKDRYKTVIGKNCLIQAYSHVAHDCEVGDNCVFSNNSTLAGHITVGDYVVLAGMVAVHQFVKIGSHAFVTGGSLVRKDIPPFVKAAREPISYAGINSVGLRRRGFSEDQIAEIQNLYRILFVQNRNLAKAIEIIEAEYQATEIRDEILDFIRNSGRGIMKGFNNRAM; encoded by the coding sequence ATGATACAGCCATTAGCTTATATTCATCCTGAAGCAAAAATTGCTAAAAATGTGGTCATCGAACCATTTGTAACCATTTATAAAGACGTCATCATTGGTGAAGGCACTTGGATAGGCTCAAATGTGACGATTATGGATGGAGCACGAATAGGAAAAAATTGTAAAATATATCCCGGTGCAGTAATTTCTGGAGAGCCGCAAGATTTAAAATTTGATGGTGAGATTACGACAGTGGAAATTGGTGATAATACGACCATACGGGAGTGCGTAACGATCAATAGAGGCACCAAAGATAGATATAAAACAGTCATTGGAAAAAATTGTTTAATTCAAGCATACAGTCATGTTGCGCATGATTGTGAAGTAGGAGATAATTGTGTTTTCTCAAATAATAGTACGCTTGCAGGACATATTACCGTGGGTGACTATGTCGTACTGGCTGGAATGGTAGCTGTTCATCAATTTGTCAAAATTGGTTCGCATGCATTTGTCACCGGTGGTTCATTGGTACGTAAGGATATTCCCCCCTTTGTTAAAGCAGCGCGCGAACCTATTTCTTATGCAGGGATTAATTCAGTTGGATTAAGAAGAAGAGGATTTTCGGAAGATCAGATCGCCGAAATTCAGAACCTTTATCGAATTCTTTTTGTCCAAAATAGAAATTTAGCCAAGGCTATAGAAATTATAGAGGCTGAATATCAGGCAACAGAAATTCGGGATGAAATTTTGGATTTTATTCGGAATTCCGGCCGAGGTATTATGAAAGGATTCAATAATAGAGCGATGTAA
- a CDS encoding ATP-binding cassette domain-containing protein — MNLKITLKDIGRRYNNEWIFRHINYTFESGKSYAILGHNGSGKSTFLKVLSSSLTPSEGELFYHYGDEFLDVDQVYQQLSLAAPYVELIEEFTLMELIDFHFKFKSYLPSFDKEAVISLLGLEHALDREIRFFSSGMRQRVKLALACCSASSLVMLDEPTSNLDSSGEEWYLTLIERTKLKSRILVVCSNQKKEYAFCDEHISILDFKT, encoded by the coding sequence GTGAATTTGAAAATTACATTAAAGGATATTGGTAGGAGGTATAACAATGAATGGATTTTTAGGCATATAAACTATACCTTTGAGTCCGGAAAGAGTTATGCCATCCTTGGTCATAATGGTTCGGGAAAATCTACTTTTCTGAAAGTGCTTTCAAGTAGTTTGACACCTTCTGAAGGTGAATTGTTCTATCACTATGGAGACGAATTTTTAGATGTGGATCAAGTATATCAGCAACTTTCCCTTGCAGCTCCATACGTTGAATTGATAGAGGAATTTACTTTAATGGAGCTGATTGATTTCCATTTTAAATTTAAAAGCTATCTTCCTTCTTTTGATAAAGAAGCTGTTATCAGCTTATTGGGATTAGAGCATGCGCTCGATAGAGAGATACGTTTTTTTTCATCAGGTATGCGACAACGGGTAAAACTGGCGCTAGCGTGTTGTTCCGCATCTTCGTTGGTCATGTTGGACGAACCTACAAGTAATTTGGATAGTTCCGGCGAAGAGTGGTACTTAACTTTAATCGAACGAACAAAATTAAAATCAAGAATTCTTGTCGTCTGTTCAAATCAGAAAAAAGAATATGCGTTTTGTGATGAACATATTTCAATTCTGGACTTTAAAACCTAA
- the efp gene encoding elongation factor P, whose amino-acid sequence MAKASEVKSGNILRFNGELVSVEEYIHRTPGNLRAFYQARMRNVKTGKLVEYRFRVDESVEIARVETNDYQYLYEDGEFFVVMDNSTYEQFNIPKFLFGDSARFLKEGMTVIIAFESDEPIMAEAPKSVELEITYTEPAVKGDTSTNALKKATVETGVEIMVPLFINQGEKVRVDTQTGNYIERVK is encoded by the coding sequence ATGGCTAAGGCATCAGAGGTAAAATCAGGAAATATTTTAAGATTTAACGGAGAATTAGTTTCCGTAGAAGAATATATACACCGTACACCAGGTAATTTGCGCGCGTTTTATCAAGCTAGAATGCGTAATGTTAAGACGGGTAAGTTAGTTGAGTATCGTTTCAGAGTTGACGAATCTGTGGAAATTGCACGTGTAGAAACAAACGATTATCAATATTTATATGAAGATGGTGAATTCTTCGTTGTAATGGATAATAGTACCTATGAGCAATTTAATATTCCTAAGTTTTTGTTCGGTGATTCAGCCCGTTTCTTGAAAGAGGGGATGACTGTCATTATTGCTTTTGAAAGTGATGAGCCTATCATGGCAGAAGCACCGAAAAGTGTTGAACTGGAAATCACATATACGGAACCGGCAGTAAAGGGAGATACGTCTACAAACGCCTTAAAAAAGGCAACCGTAGAAACAGGTGTAGAGATTATGGTACCGTTGTTCATTAATCAAGGTGAGAAAGTAAGAGTTGATACGCAAACCGGTAACTATATCGAGCGCGTAAAATAA
- a CDS encoding 5-formyltetrahydrofolate cyclo-ligase: protein MKSKNELRRTYKAKRCQLSVAREAVLNSMLLKQFMKIDLSKVSLLHVFIPIEKYHEPDTYAILNYLQEFYPQIKIAVSRSSFEDYSMQHYLFDTQMRFEKNAWGISEPTAGVEVAPSDIDMVLVPLLIFDLFGYRVGYGKGFYDRFFSQCKVDVQRIGLSFFEPIDVITDRNEHDVQLTQAITPYHIYHFVNE from the coding sequence ATGAAATCGAAGAATGAGCTTAGGCGTACTTACAAAGCGAAGAGATGTCAATTGTCTGTTGCCAGAGAGGCAGTCCTCAATAGTATGCTTTTGAAGCAATTTATGAAAATTGATCTCTCCAAAGTGAGCCTTTTACACGTTTTTATTCCTATTGAAAAATATCACGAGCCAGATACTTATGCAATCCTAAATTATCTTCAAGAATTTTATCCGCAGATAAAAATCGCTGTTTCAAGATCTAGCTTTGAAGACTATTCGATGCAGCATTATCTATTTGATACGCAAATGAGATTTGAAAAGAATGCATGGGGAATATCAGAACCAACTGCAGGTGTTGAAGTTGCTCCGTCGGATATCGATATGGTTCTTGTGCCCTTATTAATCTTTGATCTTTTTGGTTATAGAGTGGGATATGGAAAAGGCTTTTATGACCGTTTCTTTTCTCAATGTAAAGTTGATGTTCAGCGTATTGGATTGTCTTTTTTTGAGCCGATTGATGTTATTACGGATCGAAACGAACACGATGTTCAGTTAACTCAAGCGATAACACCATATCATATCTATCATTTTGTCAATGAATAG
- the galE gene encoding UDP-glucose 4-epimerase GalE has translation MNKKILVTGGTGYIGSHTVVELHQAGYIPVIIDDLSNSNIKILDQIEKIIGVKPEFHQFDLCDTNRVDEFVKENTDISGIIHFAASKAVGESVKKPLKYYHNNFFSLINLLEAYQDKPINFVFSSSCTVYGEPDTLPVNESAPVKRATSPYGNTKQIAEEILEETATAYDNYNIIALRYFNPVGAHESALIGELPNGVPQNLLPFITQTAIGKREKLTVFGDDYDTIDGSCVRDYIHVVDLAKAHVAAINLLDKGNPNGKYDVFNVGTGKGYSVLEAIKAFEKASGQKLNYEIGPRRDGDVIKVYGDVTKSAEQLHWKAELGIDEMMASAWAWEKNLKANPLD, from the coding sequence ATGAACAAAAAAATATTAGTCACAGGAGGAACAGGTTACATCGGCTCGCACACCGTGGTCGAACTACATCAAGCAGGATACATACCTGTCATCATAGACGATCTATCCAATTCAAACATCAAGATTTTGGATCAGATTGAGAAGATCATCGGGGTTAAGCCCGAATTTCACCAATTTGACCTGTGTGACACAAACCGTGTGGACGAATTTGTGAAAGAAAATACGGACATTTCAGGGATTATACACTTTGCCGCGTCAAAGGCCGTTGGTGAATCTGTAAAAAAACCTTTAAAATATTACCACAACAATTTTTTCTCGTTAATCAATTTGTTAGAAGCGTATCAAGATAAGCCGATAAATTTTGTTTTCTCTTCAAGCTGTACTGTATATGGCGAACCAGATACACTTCCTGTCAATGAAAGTGCACCTGTAAAAAGAGCTACTTCTCCTTATGGTAATACCAAACAAATTGCGGAGGAAATTCTAGAAGAAACAGCTACTGCATACGATAACTATAATATTATCGCATTGCGCTACTTCAATCCCGTTGGAGCGCATGAGTCTGCATTGATAGGCGAATTACCAAACGGTGTGCCCCAGAATTTATTACCATTCATTACACAAACCGCAATCGGTAAAAGAGAAAAACTAACAGTTTTCGGTGACGATTACGACACCATAGATGGCTCCTGTGTAAGGGATTATATCCATGTGGTTGATTTGGCAAAAGCACACGTTGCAGCAATCAACTTATTGGACAAAGGAAATCCGAACGGGAAATATGATGTATTCAATGTGGGTACCGGAAAGGGGTATTCAGTACTCGAAGCCATCAAAGCGTTTGAAAAAGCATCCGGTCAAAAATTGAATTATGAAATTGGCCCACGCCGGGATGGCGATGTCATCAAGGTTTATGGTGATGTGACCAAATCTGCGGAACAACTACATTGGAAAGCCGAACTGGGAATTGATGAAATGATGGCTTCTGCTTGGGCTTGGGAAAAGAATCTGAAAGCAAATCCTTTGGATTAA